A genomic segment from Nicotiana tabacum cultivar K326 chromosome 7, ASM71507v2, whole genome shotgun sequence encodes:
- the LOC107804609 gene encoding epoxide hydrolase 1-like produces the protein MEGVEHKTVSVNGINMHYAEIGQGPLVLFIHGFPELWYSFRHQMSFMANHGYRAVAPDLRGYGDTTGVPKDDPSNFTTLSIVGDLVELLNSIAPQEEKVFVIGHDWGAVVSWALCLYRPDKVKGFFCLSVAFNPRNPIKKPLDTLRAVYGDDYYVVRFQEAGVIEAEFEEMGVKNVLKKFFTYREPAPLYLKKGKPFGDNPQVELPCWLSEEELDFYAIKFEQTGFTGPLNFYRAIHRNWELTAAWTGAKIQVPVKFIVGDLDLTYNAPGTKDYLHKGGFKKQVPLLEEVVVLEGVGHFIHEEKPKEINDHIYNFIRKISSSNQSKFCAIL, from the exons ATGGAGGGTGTAGAGCACAAAACAGTGTCGGTAAATGGAATAAACATGCATTATGCTGAAATAGGTCAAGGTCCTTTAGTCCTCTTCATTCATGGCTTCCCAGAATTGTGGTATTCATTTAGGCACCAAATGTCATTCATGGCTAACCACGGATACCGCGCCGTAGCTCCGGATTTACGCGGCTACGGCGACACTACCGGAGTACCTAAAGATGATCCTAGCAATTTCACAACCCTAAGTATTGTTGGTGACTTAGTGGAGCTGTTGAATTCCATTGCACCACAAGAGGAGAAAGTGTTTGTTATAGGACATGATTGGGGTGCTGTTGTTTCTTGGGCTCTCTGTTTGTATAGGCCTGATAAGGTTAAGGGTTTTTTCTGCTTGAGTGTTGCTTTCAATCCCAGAAACCCTATCAAGAAACCACTTGACACTTTGCGTGCAGTTTATGGAGATGATTACTATGTTGTTAGATTCCAG GAGGCTGGAGTAATAGAAGCTGAGTTTGAGGAAATGGGTGTGAAGAATGTTTTAAAGAAGTTTTTCACATATAGGGAACCAGCTCCTCTTTACTTGAAAAAAGGAAAACCATTTGGAGACAATCCTCAAGTTGAGCTGCCTTGTTGGTTATCTGAGGAAGAACTTGATTTCTATGCTATCAAATTTGAACAAACTGGCTTCACTGGACCACTCAACTTTTACCGAGCAATACATCG AAATTGGGAGCTAACAGCAGCATGGACAGGGGCTAAAATCCAAGTACCAGTAAAGTTCATTGTTGGTGACCTTGACCTTACTTATAATGCTCCTGGCACCAAAGATTATTTACATAAAGGAGGTTTCAAAAAGCAAGTGCCTTTGTTAGAGGAAGTTGTGGTTTTAGAAGGAGTTGGACATTTTATCCacgaagaaaaaccaaaagaaattaATGACCATATTTACAACTTCATTCGCAAGATTTCATCCTCTAATCAGTCCAAGTTCTGTGCTATTCTGTAG
- the LOC107804610 gene encoding epoxide hydrolase 1-like translates to MEKVEEIQHKTLRVNGLNMHIAEMGQGPIVLFLHGFPELWYSWRHQMPFVAAHGYRAVALDLRGFGDTTGAPEDDFTKFTTLHVVGDIVELLNIIAPDQEKVFVVGHDWGAMIAWALCFYRPDKVNALVNMTVPFAPRNPIIRPIARLRATYGDEYYIIRFQEPGEIEEEFAKIGTKTVLEKLLTNRNPEPLMLPKGKPFDESPVKLPPWLTEKDVDYYASKYQQTGFTGGLNYYRALDLNWELTAPWTGAKVKVPVKFIVGDLDITYNAAGVKDYIHKGGFKKDVPLLEDVVIFKGVAHFLPQEKPDEVNKQILDFLQGFSSSDQRFCTLKFLWSSITS, encoded by the exons ATGGAAAAAGTCGAGGAGATTCAACACAAGACATTGAGAGTGAATGGGTTAAACATGCACATAGCTGAAATGGGCCAAGGCCCAATAGTCCTATTCCTCCATGGCTTTCCCGAACTATGGTACTCGTGGCGCCACCAAATGCCGTTCGTGGCAGCCCACGGCTACCGAGCGGTAGCCCTGGACCTCCGCGGGTTCGGGGACACCACCGGAGCACCCGAAGATGACTTCACCAAGTTCACCACCCTCCATGTTGTTGGTGACATTGTGGAACTTCTTAATATCATTGCCCCTGACCAAGAGAAAGTGTTTGTAGTGGGCCATGATTGGGGAGCTATGATTGCTTGGGCTTTGTGTTTCTATAGGCCCGATAAGGTCAACGCCCTTGTTAACATGACTGTTCCTTTCGCTCCACGAAACCCAATTATTAGGCCCATTGCTCGTCTACGTGCTACTTATGGAGATGAGTACTATATTATCAGATTCcag GAGCCTggagaaatagaagaagaatttGCTAAAATAGGGACCAAGACAGTTTTGGAGAAGCTATTGACTAACCGAAATCCTGAACCACTGATGTTGCCTAAAGGAAAGCCATTTGATGAAAGTCCAGTCAAATTACCCCCTTGGCTGACTGAAAAAGATGTTGATTACTATGCTAGCAAATATCAACAGACTGGCTTCACTGGTGGATTGAATTATTACAGAGCACTTGATCT AAACTGGGAACTGACAGCACCATGGACTGGGGCTAAAGTAAAAGTACCAGTGAAGTTCATAGTGGGAGATTTGGACATAACTTATAATGCAGCAGGAGTCAAAGATTATATACACAAGGGTGGGTTTAAGAAAGATGTACCTTTGCTAGAAGATGTGGTTATATTCAAAGGAGTAGCTCATTTTCTTCCACAAGAAAAACCTGATGAAGTTAACAAACAAATCCTTGACTTCTTACAGGGATTTTCTTCCTCTGATCAAAGGTTCTGCACTTTGAAATTTCTTTGGAGCTCCATAACAAGTTAG
- the LOC107804611 gene encoding oxaloacetate tautomerase FAHD1, mitochondrial-like — MKQRRNSIHHLDTVGLPFHFGQNWQLTFHTHTDTLIYIYTMYAKIQTISIARNLVCGGAARAIGKSFSSRNMATATTAAHENLLTVGSKIIAVGRNYAAHAKELGNAVPKEPVLFMKPTSSYLMNGGTIEVPHPLESLDHEVELAVVINQRARDVPEATAMDYVGGYALALDMTAREIQATAKSAGLPWTVAKGQDTFTPISSVLPKSMVPNPHDIELWLKVDGEIRQKGSTSDMIFKIPFLISHISSIMTLLQGDVILTGTPKGVGPVKVGQKIDAGITGLLDVHFDVGRRPGAKQQ, encoded by the exons atgaagcaaaGGAGAAATTCTATTCATCATCTCGACACTGTTGGTCTCCCATTCCATTTCGGGCAGAATTGGCAGCTGACTTTTCACACACACACTGAcacactcatatatatatatacaatgtatGCGAAAATTCAAACAATCAGCATTGCTCGAAACCTAGTGTGCGGTGGCGCTGCTAGAGCAATCGGAAAATCATTTTCATCGAGGAACATGGCAACCGCCACGACTGCAGCACATGAGAATCTTCTCACCGTCGGCAGTAAAATCATCGCCGTCGGCCGTAACTACGCCGCTCACGCCAAAGAACTCGGTAACGCCGTACCTAAG GAGCCAGTGTTGTTTATGAAGCCCACATCGTCGTATTTGATGAATGGAGGGACAATCGAAGTTCCTCATCCATTGGAATCACTGGATCACGAGGTGGAGTTGGCAGTTGTCATCAACCAAAGAGCTAGGGATGTACCTGAAGCCACCGCTATGGACTATGTTGGAG GTTATGCACTTGCGTTGGATATGACTGCGAGGGAGATCCAAGCTACTGCAAAG TCTGCAGGCCTGCCATGGACTGTTGCTAAGGGCCAAGACACATTCACTCCTATCAGCTCAGTT TTACCAAAGTCGATGGTGCCAAATCCCCATGATATAGAATTGTGGCTGAAG GTTGATGGAGAAATTCGGCAAAAGGGCTCGACAAGTGATATGATATTCAAGATCCCATTTTTGATTAGCCACATAAGTTCTATCATGACTCTTCTTCAGGGAGATGTTATTTTAACTG GGACTCCCAAAGGAGTTGGTCCTGTTAAGGTAGGCCAAAAGATTGATGCTGGCATAACGGGTCTCCTGGATGTTCACTTTGATGTTGGAAGGCGCCCAGGAGCAAAACAACAATGA